CAGTGATCACATAGCCGTAGGTGGCGATAGATACTTCTTTGGAAAGTTCATTTTTTCGACTAATGGCGTTTTTATCATACCAGTCAACAGGAAAATGTTCCTTCACATCGAGGAACTGGGCATGATAGACGGAAGACTTCTCGATGGCGGGAAGGAGCAGGATTTTGTGGTTATTGTTTGTAATCAGATACGCCCGAACGGTGCTAGGAGATTCCTCAGCGTTTCCTCGAATCGGCAAAATCTTGGCAGTGATGACGGTGACTTCATCTAGTGTCAAGCGATCGCCATTGACAAAACGTGTACCATTGCCAATAAAGAGGATTCGGTCACCATTTTGGGGTTCATCCGTGCTATTTTCGCCGAATTTGACTTGACGAGCTTTTTGGTTGAGGATGAGTCTTGCTTTGTTCGTGCCAATGATGAAAATACTATCTTCGTTTTGGACGACTGACTGGAGAAAGGCTCGGGCCGTGGCTTGCTTACCTAGTATCCGCACTGCTCCCCGGGACTCGTTCGGAACAATGATCTGTTTAAGATTTCTAAGGCAGGTTGCATACAGTAGAATCTCACTGCTGGCGCCTTGACGCTTTACCTCGGTCAGTTCAAAATTTTTGTTATGGAGGATTTCTGGATCGTCACCGACGGGTTCTAATTGAAAGCTGTCGCCAAAGAAAATGACTTTTGCCTTCGCGGATTGCACTTCGTTGATGAGATCACTATAAACACTTCTGCTAATCATGGAGGCTTCGTCTACGAGAATGAGATGATAAGACTTAAAGGTAACACTCGGTACCCAATCGCCAGTATCAGGATCAGGAGAACCATAGAGGATGGAGTGAAGGGTTTTAAAAACGACTTTGATATCACCGAATTTTTCCTTCAACACCTTAACCGCTTGGTTGGTGGGAGCTGTGATGATACATTCATATTTAAGGGATAGCCCATATTTGACGATGTTCTCCGCTATCGTTGTTTTTCCTGTGCCAGCATAACCAGCCAGAATATAGCTGGATTCTTTTTGACTTAATAAGAAGGCGTCGATTTCCTTTAAAGCTATTTCTTGCTGTGCGGTATAGGCTATGGGATTGCTACGAAGGGTGAGAATGTCATCATTCGATACGATATCGGGAACAAACTCTTCTTCTACGGCTTCTTTTTTCGTTTCTTTGATTGGCTTCATTCGAGTTTTCCGAGGTTTAGACTCGCGATCCAAGGGAAATGAAATGAGTGCAAGCTGCTCAATATCGGACTCTTTTTTACCACTTATTTTAGTAAAACTCATATTCCCACCTCTTTGCCTTCACCTTTTAATCAGAGTACTATTACTCAATTCATTATCCTATATTGTCTTGTATATAGGCCAGTTTTTCTTTCGTTCTAGTCACTAAAAAGTACGCTATGACAAGCGTTACGGCCTCTGTCAAGGGCGTAGTCAGCCATATTCCTATATCACCTAAGATATGTGGTAACACCAATAAAAATATCACCAGCAGAATAAGACTTCGCAGACTGGAAACCAGCGCGGCTACTTTGGTTTCGCCAATTGAAGTAAAGAATACTAACGCAATAATGTTATAGCCATTAAGTATGAAAGCGATTGAAAAGATTTTTAGTCCTATCCCGCCAATATGTAAAAGTTCCGCATTTCCCTTAGAAAATATACTGATTATACTTTCCGAGGCAACAAAAGACACCATAAATACCAACACCCCTACTAAGAATACCGCTTGTAAAGCCGTTTTTAGTAGTTTGAAGATCATTCCTATATTCTTTGCTCCAAAATTATAGCTTATAACTGGGTGAATACCTATAGCAATTCCAGTAAGTATCATATTCTGTATAAATAAAACGTAACCAATAATGGTAAATGCAGCAACCCCATTGACACCAAATCTCTCTAGCAGCACCAAGTTGAATATAAATGTAGTAATTGAAATAGAAATTTGTGATATAAATTCCGCCGAACCAATCATCAATATATTTTTGAAATCAATTAACGTAACGCTAAATTTGTTGAATCTAAAGACTGATCTTTTAGTAAAAAAATATCCTATACCAAATAAAAAAGGCAGCAAAACGGCGATACCTGACGCTAATGCGGCTCCCTTCATGCCCCAATCCAATTTCATAATAAACACATAGTCCAGAATAAAATTAAAGACATTTCCTGCCAATCCAAAAAGTAAGGATAACTGTGGCTTGCCCTCTGCTCTGATAAACATGGAGAAGGCCATATTCATCATCATGAATATATAAAAATATACTACGACACTAAGGAAGTCCTTTACATATTGATACATAAAGTCCTTCGCATTTAACAGCATTACGACCTCGTCCAGAAATACTGCAATCATTACTACTATTATTGTATTTATAACGAAAATTGCCATCAAGGAAAATGAAAAGTAGTAATTTGCTCGATGGTTTTCTTTCGCTCCAAGGCTCTGCGTAGCAAGAGTTACTCCGCCAACCCCTATTGTTATCGTAACTGCCATTAAAATATAAAACACTGGAAGTGTAAGATTTATTGCCGCAAGACCATTTTCTCCTACTTTCCACCCAATAAAGATACCATCGACTATGATAATAAAAGATGTAAGAAACATACCTACAATACACGGAATGGAATAGTTTAAAAACGTTTTAATAATATTTTTTTCTCGAAATATTTCACTCATTTCTGAATACCCCTCTCATATCGATCTTTCTGATATGTATTCTACATTTTTTTATAAAAGGGGGCTTCTGAATTTGAGCTTTTAATTGTAGCTACTCTTTATGGGTATACAAATTTCAACAGCTATATTTCCTTTTTCATCCACGCCATCTTGGTAAATTTCCAAACTCGGCTTATTGTCTAATTCATATTTGCAAAAAGGGAACCACAACGCAAAAATTTCATTAAAAACCAATATAAGTTTCTCTAATTTATCGTAAAACTCATAACAGGCATACATCCCTGATTCAATCCGATGTACATTGATGCCTGATACCTGATCAACAACCATGCACATATCATATATACATCTTTCTTCATCCGTAATGAGTGGATCGTCATAAGAAATACCCACAAATCGAGAATTGATATCCAGTAATTTTTTCTCTTCCATTTCTTCACAAAAGATTTCCCATGCTCCTTGCAGGTCTCTCGTGTAGTTACAAATAGTCCTCTTATATACTAGATTCATACCTTCCATTCTTTTTATCCGTATTTTAGCGTCAATCTCTTCAAATATATTTTCTTTCTTTTTTAGATTATGAATATGATCGAATACCGCAGCAAATGAATCCTTGAAGGGTACACCATTCAGTTTTCTATAATCAGTGGCACTCAATCCGAAATATTGCTTGAAAGCAGATGCAAAATTGGACGGACTGTAGCCAATTTCTATTGCAATATTGGTTATAGGGCTATCTTTCGAAGTTCTCAACTTGAAAGCAGCATTCTCCAATTTCATTCGCTTTATGAAGGAATATATATTTTCACCAACGATTAACTTAAATACTCGATTGAAATAATACTTCGAAAAGCAGCAATGATCCGCGATCTCATCCACTGTCAAGTTCTTGTCCAAGTTCTGATAGATATAGTTTAGCGCCTGATTGATGCTCATAATATAATCACTATGCAAAAAATCGATCCTCCTATCGCAGAAACTATTAGGTGCATTCATTATAGCAACTATAAGAGTACTCTAGTTTTTATATAATCTAATTGTATCATTATGCCAATTGCTTTACAAAGTAATGACGTTTTCCTGTGATAGGATATTGCTCCAAGGTAAATACTTCTTTGTAACCTAGTTTTATATAAAAATCCTTAGCTTGAAAACTAAATGTATTTAGAAATACATAAGTACAGCCTCTTTTTTGGGCTTCGGTTTCAACATCCCGGACCAATTTTGAGCCAACCCTTGCCCCTCTTGCTTTCTCATCCACCCATAAATAATCGATTTCGAGCCAATTACCATGTGTTTCTCCGGTAATTCCCCCGATTTTACTACCATTTTCATCAGTAACAAAGATTGCGATCGGTTTGACGAGTTTGCATTCAATACGACTAAGATTGTATTCACGAAGATGATTCAATATTTCTTGGATATCCTCTTCCTTTGGGTTATCGGTCATTGTAAACTTCATATGCCCCTCCTAAAAATTGTCATTCCATTAATAATACAGTATTTTAAATTAAAAAGAAACAAAAGGGGCAAAACCTAATTATACATAAAAATACCCTATAGAGTAGACTTTTTTAAGAGTCTACTCTATAGGGTACATTTTTTTTACTGTGATCCATTCATTACGAGATAAAGGCATTGATTAAGAGTACGCCAGCCAAGCCCATGAAGGAAATGGCGGTTTCCATCACGCACCAGGATCGTACCGTCTCCCGCACGGAAAGATTGAAGAACTCTTTGAACATCCAAAATCCTGGGTCATTGGGTGGCCCCGCCATGACACTGCCCGCCCCGGTAGCCAAAACCATAAGTTCCGGGCTGACTCCCGTTGCCGCAACGAGTGGCAGTACCATTCCTCCTGTCGTCAAGGCAGCCACCGTTGCAGAACCTACTGCAAGGCGAAGAACAGCGGCAATGATCCATGCCAATACTAATGGGGACAACTGAGAGCCTGCCATTAAAGAGGCAATGTACTTGCCTACCCCGCTGTCAATCAGCACCTGCTTAAAAGCACCGCCACCGCCAACTACCAGCAGAATCATGGCAATGGTCATGGCAGACTGCTGTACTGATTCCATGATCTCTGCCACGGTTTTTCCCCGTTTCAATCCAAAGGTGTAGAAGGCGACAAGAACGGCTAATAATAAGGCCATATCTGCATTACCTACGAAGGCAAAGAACTGAGTCACAGGCGACTCCTTGGGAAGGGTTAACTTCGTAAGGGAAGCTGCCGCCATCAAAAATACAGGAATCAAGGTAGTAAAGAGACTCGTCCCAAAACTAGGCATTTCTTCTTCGCTAAACGACTTATGGCTATGCAGTCCTTCTGGTACAGAAGGATTGAGATCCTTCATGGTTTCGTAGAAGAAAGGGCCGGCTACAATAATCGTCGGTATGGCAATCAGAAAACCATAGACTAACGTAAGTCCAATATCTGCATTAAAGATGACAGCGATTGCCGTAGGCCCTGGATGGGGCGGCAAAAAGCAATGGGTAACGGATAAAGCCGCCGCCATAGGTACACCAACTTCCAACAGAGGCACCCCTGCCGATACGGCAATGGTAAAGACTAAGGGAATGAGGAGGACAAAGCCCACTTCATAGAATAAGGCAATGCCCACAATGAAACCCGTCAAACACACTGCCCATTTCACATACTTCTTACCAAACTGGTCAATGAGATGAAGGGCAATGCGCTGTGCCCCGCCACTGTCCACCATGAGTTTGCCTAGCATAGATCCCAGACTAATGACTAACGCCAAATGTCCTAAGGTTCCCCCTACACCGCTTTCAATGGAATCCACTACTTTTAAGAGGGGTAGTCCCTCTGCCAGACCAACAGTTAAGGAAACTAAAATCAAGGACAGAAAGCTGTTGAGCTTCACCCCAATAATGAGAATAAACAGGATGACAATCCCTAAGGCTAAAATCACTAACGGCATGATTTACCTCCTGTGATGGACTGATCCCAGGGAATTTCCTGAGCGATTGTTCCTGCTTCTTGGCTATTGGCAATGAAGCTTTTGATTTCCTCAGCCGTGGACATGGCATCGGAACAACTATGACTGGATACCACCCTTGCCGCCGAGGCCGCCGCAAATTCTAGTGATGGGGCTAACTGCCAGCCTTCTAAGATCCCATAGAGAAAAGCGGAAGCATAGGCATCCCCACCGCCGAAGGATTTTAAGAGTTTCACCGAGAAGGAACCCACTTGATAAGCCTTCCGATCACTGCTGTAGGCAAGAGAACCTTTCTTGCCATGTTTGATAATGACAATCTGATTCCCATGACTGAGATATTGATCGGCTAGGCAGTAGTCGGGTATGTCATTACCCTGTTCTAGCTTTTCCATGAGTTCGAATTCTTCCCGAGAACCCATGAGGATATCACTGCGCTGGCCTGTCAAGGAGTAGTATACCGCTACTTCCGCTTTTGACTTCCAGGTATAGTTACGGTAGTCAATATCAAAGATCACCCTGGTATCATGCTTCTTGGCATACTTCATCGCTAAGAAGCAAGCTTCCCGGGAAGGACTAGCTGCCAAGGCTGTCCCTGAGATCAAGAGGAACCTAGCTCTCTTAATGTACTCTTCGGAAACATCCTCGGGAGCTAATTGCAAATCCGCAACCCCCTCACGATACATGAGAATCTGACTTTCCGTGGGACTGGATATTTCCGTAAAGGTCAGACCTAAGACCTCCCCATGCGATGCCTTAGAAACGTGAGAGACATCAATCCCCTTTTCGATAAAGTAGTCTGTCACGTATCTGCCAAAGGCATCATCAGACACCTTGCCGATAAATCCTACTTTCTTACCAAGACGGGCTAAACCAACGGCGATATTGGCAGGAGAACCGCCTACATATTTGGTAAAGGTGTTGACCTTATCCAAGGTTCGATGAATCTCGTTAGGGTTCAAATCAATGGCAATACGCCCCACGGCAATAACATCAATATCTTTCGTAGATGCAAAGCTGAACTTTTTCATACGAATAACCTCCTATGATTTTTGTATTTTTAATTCGCTACTTTCACCGTTTCCTTTATAGCACCGCTACCACTTTCACAAACTTGTCGGGAAAACTAGCCATATTCATGACGGAATCGGGAATCTCGTCGAAAGTCACTACTCGACTGATGATCTCATGCACCTTGATTTGCTTGTTTTGTAGTAAGTCAATGGCTTCGGGGAATTCATTGGCACTGGTACGGGAGCCTACAATATCTAGTTCCTTCTTGGTAATCACAGCCGTAGGCAAGGGCGTTTCCCCATTGGGCCAGCCCACCAAGGCAATTCGCCCTGCGGCAGATACATAGTCAAACATCCCAAAGATAGCCCCTTTAGCTCCTGAGGCTTCGATAACGACTTCTGCCATACGTCCCTGAGTAATAATGTTCAGTTCTTGTATCACATTGCCCTTAGACGGATGCAGGGTATAGGGTATGCCAATCTCTTTAGCCAGTGTTAAGCGTTTCTCTTCCACATCTACTACGATGGGAACCGCTCCATAGACCATAGCAACCTGGGCCGCTAACAAACCAATGGCTCCCGCCCCAATTATGAGAATATGCTCCCCGTCCTTCACTCGAGCCCGATGATTGGCATGGAGAGCAATGGTCAAGGGCTCAATCATGGCAACCTCTTGCCACTCCATTTCGGCAGGTACTACATGCACCAAGTTGAGTGGATGAGACACATACTCCGCCATACCTCCATCCGTCTGCACTCCTAAGACTTTTAACTGTTCGCAGCAGTTGGTTCGGCCAATACTGCAAGGGTAGCACTGGTAGCAAGGTAGATAAGGTTCTAATACCACTCTGTCCCCTACCATAATTCCCTTGCTGTTCTCTCCAATCTCCACGACTTCCCCGCCGATCTCATGACCGATGATACGAGGATAGCTTACGGTGGGGTTGACGCCCCGATAGGCACCAATGTCTGATCCGCAGATGCCTAGGGCACGGACTTTGATGAGAACTTCACTGTCGTTCTTGCGTTCTGGCATGGGGATGTTTTTAATGCCGATTTTGAGGGGCGAATCTAGAGTTATTGCTTTCATGGTTTTGTCTCCTTTTGATGTAAGATTTAGTTTTTATGTACCGTTACTAAAATACGAACCTCCTTTCTGAGAATTAAATGCAGAATTTTACAAATATTGTTGGTATAATCTAGGTAACAGAAATTAATTGATCATTTCTTTACTACTGAAATTAGAAGGACTTCTGATTGTTATTGTCTTTTCTTTGGATATTTGACCGATAGAGAACAATTTATCACCTCCTTAGCTGGATCTAGATGTAGCATTATTCTTTTTGTCGCTTTTCGCTACATTTTTCTGCAAAAAAAAGTTCCCAATCAAAATCAAGAGTTAAAGCTATTCTTTTTGCAACTTTAGGACTTGGGTTTCTTAGTCCTAATTCAATTTGTGTATAATATGCCCGCTTTATATTAGCCTTGTCTGCAACCTCTTGATGAGTTACCCCTTGCTGATGTCGAAACTCTACTAACCAATTTCTTACCATCCTCATCACCTTTGTTCTAATTCGCTACAAATTCATTATAGTAGCGTTTCGCTACCATGTCAATGATCTTTATATTTATTTGTGACTTATTGCTACAATATATTTTAGTAGCAAACCGCTACATATATAATAAGCAGTAAGAAAGGTTGTGATGAGCTTTGTTAGGTAAAAGACTAAGAGAATTACGAACTGCCAAAGACTTAACACAACAGAAATTAGCAAATATGCTGGATATCCCCCGCGGAACGTATGCCCATTACGAAATTGGAAAACGTGAACCAGATAATGCTACCCTTTTGCAGCTTGCTAAGTTCTTTAATGTTACAGTTGATTATTTATTAAATAATGATACTGCCGGTCTCCAATCTGCTCAACCAAGCAAAGAACCTCCTAATGACTTAATTAAATTTCTTGATCAGCCAGAAATATTACTCGAAGGTATGTTGCTAACTAAAGAAGATAAAGCCAAAATTAAAGCATCACTTGATATTATATTCTGGGATACAAAACAAAAAAAGAAGCGGGAAAAATCGTAAATCGATTTTTCCCGCTTCTTTAGCATGCGAAAATTTTCAAAGCAATGCTCTGTTTCACGTTTCTTACAATTGGCAGCTTCTTTAATCCCAATAAGAATCGTATCTTAGGATTATCTTAATTATTATATTGCCTCTTCCATCTCCCAGGACAAACAACCTGACCCCGTGTCCCACTCTATAACTTCCTTAGTATTTATGATACATATAAAAAACAGGCTCTGAGTACAATACTCAGCAGCCTATTTCATTTTATTAGGCGGGCGAATGCATGATAATATCGTAGGAATAATCTAGTAAGGTCTTTGAGATCATATAATACTACATAAATTTTCCTCCCGGTCTCACACGGGTTACCTCATGCCCATCTCAGTGCTCCATCACCGCAAGTAAATCTCAAGATAAATTATATTATTATATTGATTCCTTATTCATTCCTGACCGAGCGCTCTACGCTAATTCGCTTTCGATTTATTACGGTAAGGGCTCAATTGTATTTATTATTCTCTATAATATTATATAAAATATCCTCACCGTTGGCAGTTAGTAGACAATGCCAACATTAATTAACGCAAATGTAACACATTTTACTTTTCACCCTTCATAATTCACCCAACAATTTTCATTTGACGCATTAAAAAATTTCACTTCAATCTCCTTATTTCTTCTTTTCAACAAATTGATAATTCTATCTTGTTCATCTCTAATATCATTAACAGAGGATTTCTCTGATATATATATTGATATCATTACTTTGCTAACACCATTTTTATGAAATATCCTATTTACCAGATGCTCTTCTTGCTCAGCTAGCCTCCAACCATATATGACTGCAAATTTTCCCAAATCCACTAATATATTTTCATATACATAATTAAGATAGGAACTCCTTTTTATCGTTCTTAATTTTTGCTTAGAATCTCCTTCACTCACAAATAAGGGGACATAATTTTTGCTCCATTTCTCAGATATTTCCTCAAATAAATTGTTCTGACTAGATACTGTTATTTTTAATTCTTCATTATTATCATTAGTTGCTAATATTAAACTACCATGCGGATAAAAAACTAATGTTGGGTCACTAACGCCTCCGTATCCACTTCTATATTTCTGAGTTTCGTAATCAAATCCAAGATTACCATCATCCATTTTCGCCGTGAAGCAATCCTTCATTTTATAATTTGCTTCAAAATTATTACTCATCATTGCCCAATAAATTAATAAATCATAATTCAAACTTATAACTGTCTTAAATTGTTCCATAAATTTTTTTATATTAAATAATTTAAAAAGTACATCACCATGCTTTACATGATTTTCCTTTACAACATTTATTAGTGCTTTTCTTATACTATCATAAGTCTTTAGAGCAACATTATCATTATCTAAGTCTAACACGTTATTAATAATTGATGCTTGTCTTAGTTTATTTAATACTAGTTCAAAATCTGTCGTATCTAATTTTTCAAATAACTCTCTAGAGTTACAATCTAATATTGAATTGCTACAAGCCATATCAAATAATTTTGAATAAAAAAAACAATCACTAACAGCTATACTTGCTCCATTTCCTAAAATTAAAACTGCACTTTTTAAGACTTCTTTATTAGGTATAAGATCATCAAATTCATAAATTTCATAATCCTGCATCCTATCACCACCTTATTTTTTTTATTTTATCAAGAGTCTTATGCAGTTTCTTTTTTCAATGTTGTAACGTGATCACTTTTTGATTGCTCCTGTGGTATAACTGCCATAACAGATAAAGCGCGTTCTGAATTAAGTAACTCTATTAGACCGATTCTAATAGATTGCAATTCAGAATCTAAATTAGCATATCCTTGCGGAAAGTAAGATGTTCTTTTTATATGTGATTTACCAAAATCATAGTTTAAACTAAGAGCCATATTTTCTAGTAATTCAATTAATAGTTCCTCGCGTTTTTCAATCCATAATTCAATTTGCATCTTATTGTTATTTAAATGATCTAAATACACCTTCCATGATTCCATAACCGCTCTATCTTTTTTGTCCGTGCCATAAAATATAACATCAATCAGATTTAAAGCTTCTACGTGTTCTGGGTTCAATATAGAAGCACGAGTTTTCATAAGCGTTCTAAATATATCCTCTTTACGTTGCTTCTTTTCAGCACTTTTTTGAAGTCGCCGACTAACTTGTAATGCAATAAGCGGTGACAAAAGCATTGCAGAAAGTGTTAAAACATTAATTAATTCCATTAATAACGCCATCCTTTCTAATTAATCAAATTAAGCTCTTCGACATTTTGAAGTTATTCACTATTTCCCCTAAAAATCCTGTCTAATTCTAAGAGATAAATAAAAAACCGTCTACTTTTCAGTAGCGGCGATATTAATAATTTACTGCTTTTATTTAATTTCACATTGGAGCGTATATCACATTAAATCAACCATAATAACGGTAAATAGCCAGAACATAGGCAACACCTCTATAGAGGTTACTATTCCCATATGGCAAACAGGTATTAAGTAATTAGTCTCTCTTCTTCATTAATAAATCATATGTTGTTTCTTGCCAAAATTGTAATACTAATTCTTCTTGCTTCTTTTTATCCTTCTTATCTTTTTCTTCTATTTCAAGCTCATATTCTCTAAGTGAGATTATGTGATTAACCAACGCAAAAGAAATACCTAAGGCAGATATAATAACTTTAATAATATCAATAATATCAATTTTAGAATAGTTATTTGCAAAATATAGTAATGAAGTCACTGTTGTAGATATCCATAAATAAAAAGTCAATAGTGCTTTAGCCGTTTTGGGAGTTACTTTATCGTTAATCACAACATGATAGGAAAACCATAATACTATAAATATTGCCAAAATACAAAGAAATATTTCAATTATATAATAAAAAATTATCTTGACACTATAATTAAATTCTCCTGTAAGAGTATATACAAAACAAATTAAAATAACAAATATAAGTGACATTAACTCAAAAGAAAATTTATATAATCCTGTCAAAAATGATCGGTGTGAAAATTCTTTCACTAATTCTAATCCAGCTTTGTCATCTCTTTTCGGTCCTTTCTTTGTTAAATATTGTAATAACATCAAGAACCAAAAATAAGTTCCTGTTATACCTATCATTAGAGAATTTAATCTAAAAATATGAGATACACTGATTGATAATATTACCATAATTATCAATAGTAAATAGTATAATTTAATATTAAATATACTCATTTTATTAAACCATTCAACTACACTTTCCAT
The sequence above is a segment of the Pelosinus sp. IPA-1 genome. Coding sequences within it:
- a CDS encoding AraC family transcriptional regulator produces the protein MHSDYIMSINQALNYIYQNLDKNLTVDEIADHCCFSKYYFNRVFKLIVGENIYSFIKRMKLENAAFKLRTSKDSPITNIAIEIGYSPSNFASAFKQYFGLSATDYRKLNGVPFKDSFAAVFDHIHNLKKKENIFEEIDAKIRIKRMEGMNLVYKRTICNYTRDLQGAWEIFCEEMEEKKLLDINSRFVGISYDDPLITDEERCIYDMCMVVDQVSGINVHRIESGMYACYEFYDKLEKLILVFNEIFALWFPFCKYELDNKPSLEIYQDGVDEKGNIAVEICIPIKSSYN
- a CDS encoding MATE family efflux transporter, whose amino-acid sequence is MSEIFREKNIIKTFLNYSIPCIVGMFLTSFIIIVDGIFIGWKVGENGLAAINLTLPVFYILMAVTITIGVGGVTLATQSLGAKENHRANYYFSFSLMAIFVINTIIVVMIAVFLDEVVMLLNAKDFMYQYVKDFLSVVVYFYIFMMMNMAFSMFIRAEGKPQLSLLFGLAGNVFNFILDYVFIMKLDWGMKGAALASGIAVLLPFLFGIGYFFTKRSVFRFNKFSVTLIDFKNILMIGSAEFISQISISITTFIFNLVLLERFGVNGVAAFTIIGYVLFIQNMILTGIAIGIHPVISYNFGAKNIGMIFKLLKTALQAVFLVGVLVFMVSFVASESIISIFSKGNAELLHIGGIGLKIFSIAFILNGYNIIALVFFTSIGETKVAALVSSLRSLILLVIFLLVLPHILGDIGIWLTTPLTEAVTLVIAYFLVTRTKEKLAYIQDNIG
- a CDS encoding gluconate:H+ symporter is translated as MPLVILALGIVILFILIIGVKLNSFLSLILVSLTVGLAEGLPLLKVVDSIESGVGGTLGHLALVISLGSMLGKLMVDSGGAQRIALHLIDQFGKKYVKWAVCLTGFIVGIALFYEVGFVLLIPLVFTIAVSAGVPLLEVGVPMAAALSVTHCFLPPHPGPTAIAVIFNADIGLTLVYGFLIAIPTIIVAGPFFYETMKDLNPSVPEGLHSHKSFSEEEMPSFGTSLFTTLIPVFLMAAASLTKLTLPKESPVTQFFAFVGNADMALLLAVLVAFYTFGLKRGKTVAEIMESVQQSAMTIAMILLVVGGGGAFKQVLIDSGVGKYIASLMAGSQLSPLVLAWIIAAVLRLAVGSATVAALTTGGMVLPLVAATGVSPELMVLATGAGSVMAGPPNDPGFWMFKEFFNLSVRETVRSWCVMETAISFMGLAGVLLINAFIS
- a CDS encoding GNAT family N-acetyltransferase; protein product: MKFTMTDNPKEEDIQEILNHLREYNLSRIECKLVKPIAIFVTDENGSKIGGITGETHGNWLEIDYLWVDEKARGARVGSKLVRDVETEAQKRGCTYVFLNTFSFQAKDFYIKLGYKEVFTLEQYPITGKRHYFVKQLA
- a CDS encoding helix-turn-helix transcriptional regulator; the encoded protein is MLGKRLRELRTAKDLTQQKLANMLDIPRGTYAHYEIGKREPDNATLLQLAKFFNVTVDYLLNNDTAGLQSAQPSKEPPNDLIKFLDQPEILLEGMLLTKEDKAKIKASLDIIFWDTKQKKKREKS
- a CDS encoding DUF4917 family protein, with the translated sequence MQDYEIYEFDDLIPNKEVLKSAVLILGNGASIAVSDCFFYSKLFDMACSNSILDCNSRELFEKLDTTDFELVLNKLRQASIINNVLDLDNDNVALKTYDSIRKALINVVKENHVKHGDVLFKLFNIKKFMEQFKTVISLNYDLLIYWAMMSNNFEANYKMKDCFTAKMDDGNLGFDYETQKYRSGYGGVSDPTLVFYPHGSLILATNDNNEELKITVSSQNNLFEEISEKWSKNYVPLFVSEGDSKQKLRTIKRSSYLNYVYENILVDLGKFAVIYGWRLAEQEEHLVNRIFHKNGVSKVMISIYISEKSSVNDIRDEQDRIINLLKRRNKEIEVKFFNASNENCWVNYEG
- the iolC gene encoding 5-dehydro-2-deoxygluconokinase, which codes for MKKFSFASTKDIDVIAVGRIAIDLNPNEIHRTLDKVNTFTKYVGGSPANIAVGLARLGKKVGFIGKVSDDAFGRYVTDYFIEKGIDVSHVSKASHGEVLGLTFTEISSPTESQILMYREGVADLQLAPEDVSEEYIKRARFLLISGTALAASPSREACFLAMKYAKKHDTRVIFDIDYRNYTWKSKAEVAVYYSLTGQRSDILMGSREEFELMEKLEQGNDIPDYCLADQYLSHGNQIVIIKHGKKGSLAYSSDRKAYQVGSFSVKLLKSFGGGDAYASAFLYGILEGWQLAPSLEFAAASAARVVSSHSCSDAMSTAEEIKSFIANSQEAGTIAQEIPWDQSITGGKSCR
- a CDS encoding DUF6680 family protein — its product is MELINVLTLSAMLLSPLIALQVSRRLQKSAEKKQRKEDIFRTLMKTRASILNPEHVEALNLIDVIFYGTDKKDRAVMESWKVYLDHLNNNKMQIELWIEKREELLIELLENMALSLNYDFGKSHIKRTSYFPQGYANLDSELQSIRIGLIELLNSERALSVMAVIPQEQSKSDHVTTLKKETA
- a CDS encoding AAA family ATPase → MSFTKISGKKESDIEQLALISFPLDRESKPRKTRMKPIKETKKEAVEEEFVPDIVSNDDILTLRSNPIAYTAQQEIALKEIDAFLLSQKESSYILAGYAGTGKTTIAENIVKYGLSLKYECIITAPTNQAVKVLKEKFGDIKVVFKTLHSILYGSPDPDTGDWVPSVTFKSYHLILVDEASMISRSVYSDLINEVQSAKAKVIFFGDSFQLEPVGDDPEILHNKNFELTEVKRQGASSEILLYATCLRNLKQIIVPNESRGAVRILGKQATARAFLQSVVQNEDSIFIIGTNKARLILNQKARQVKFGENSTDEPQNGDRILFIGNGTRFVNGDRLTLDEVTVITAKILPIRGNAEESPSTVRAYLITNNNHKILLLPAIEKSSVYHAQFLDVKEHFPVDWYDKNAISRKNELSKEVSIATYGYVITAHKSQGSQWEKVFVHQDAFRNNPRWLYTAVTRAEKELTLTSESSSYRRTWDQIT
- a CDS encoding helix-turn-helix transcriptional regulator yields the protein MVRNWLVEFRHQQGVTHQEVADKANIKRAYYTQIELGLRNPSPKVAKRIALTLDFDWELFFAEKCSEKRQKE
- a CDS encoding alcohol dehydrogenase catalytic domain-containing protein, producing the protein MKAITLDSPLKIGIKNIPMPERKNDSEVLIKVRALGICGSDIGAYRGVNPTVSYPRIIGHEIGGEVVEIGENSKGIMVGDRVVLEPYLPCYQCYPCSIGRTNCCEQLKVLGVQTDGGMAEYVSHPLNLVHVVPAEMEWQEVAMIEPLTIALHANHRARVKDGEHILIIGAGAIGLLAAQVAMVYGAVPIVVDVEEKRLTLAKEIGIPYTLHPSKGNVIQELNIITQGRMAEVVIEASGAKGAIFGMFDYVSAAGRIALVGWPNGETPLPTAVITKKELDIVGSRTSANEFPEAIDLLQNKQIKVHEIISRVVTFDEIPDSVMNMASFPDKFVKVVAVL